ACAAGAGACATTGGGGATTACCTATGCCACCTCCATACTTCGGAATTTTCAGACCCTGGAAGAAGCCATGGGTTCGAGCTATGAAAATCTGGTCATCGCCACCTTCAACTTTTGCAAAATTTTAAAGAAGGACATGTCCCTTTACTGAAAAATTTAAATTTTCCAAGGAAAATATTATCCATCATCCACCCAACACTTTTTACGCCTTACCAAGTGGAAAATTGGATCGTAGGGGCTTCAATTCCCTAGTTTTAAAGGCCTAAATCGATATCGAAATCCCGGCCTCCAATCTAATAGCTTTACACCTAAAAAGGAGTGTTGAAATTCATGGTTCGTTTTGGTGGGGGAGCAATTGAACAACAATAACTTGTTTATTATCAATTACTTACATTTCGTTATTCAATTAAAAAAAAGCTTCTTGGGATAGGAAGAACGCCGCTGTTGATAACATTGTTGAGAATCAAAACTTGATGATGTAAAATCAATGTGAAGAAAATGTGAATTTTACTCTTCGTTATTTGGAACCGTTCCAAAAAATTCAGACACTTTATGGAAATTACCCACATTACTAAAAGGGATTTTAGTACCAAACCCTTTGAGCTTTTCAAAATCACCAACGCAGTTTTGAAGGCCATGACCGCCGTTAATCATGGCGAAATGGGCGATGCCCAGACCATTGCGGAGCAGGTATATGCTGCATTGATCGAGCGTAAGGCCCAAGTTACGGATTACGTTCCCACCGTAGAGGAAGTACAGGATATCGTTGAGCAAAAACTGATGCTCAGTGAATTTCAGGATGTGGCCAAAGCCTATATCATTTATCGAAACCAGCAGGCCCAAAGCAGGAAGTCCAACATTTTTGAAAAACGCATCAACCTAAAGCCTTACGAATACCCGGAGCTGTATGAATACGTCCCTGCCATCCGCCATTCGTATTGGATACACACCGAATTTAATTTCACCAGTGATATTCAGGATTTCAAGTCCCGAATGACAAGTGTGGAACGAAGTGCCATAAAGAACACCATGTTGGCCATTTCGCAAATTGAGGTGGCCGTTAAGACATTTTGGGGGGATATCTACCACCGCATGCCCAAACCGGAAATTGGTTCGGTAGGCGCCACCTTTGCCGAAAGTGAAGTAAGGCACCATGATGCCTATTCCCATCTTTTGGAAATTTTGGGGTTGAACCGTGAGTTTGAAACCTTAAAGAAAAAGCCCGTTATCATGAAACGGGTCCAGTATCTGGAAACCGCATTGAAAAATGCCAAAAGCGAGGACAATAAAGAGTATGCGGAGTCCATTTTGCTGTTCTCCCTGTTCATAGAACACGTTTCCCTCTTTTCCCAGTTTTTGATCATTATGGCATTTAACAAGCATAAGAACATGCTAAAGGGCATTTCCAATGTTGTGGAGGCCACTTCCAAAGAGGAGCAGATACATGGGGATTTTGGAATTGACGTGATCAACATCATAAAAAAAGAGCATCCGGAATGGTTCGATGAAGCCTACCATGCCATGATCCAGCAGTTATGTGAAGATGCCTTCCTTGCCGAAAGCCGAATTGTGGACTGGATTTTTGAGGCCGGGGAGATTGATTTCCTGCCCAAGGCCGTCGTAAACGAATTTATTAAAAACCGTTTCAACAATTCCCTGGAAAGTATTGGAATAGCCAAGGTTTTTGAGGTAGACCCAGACCTATTGGCCCAGACCGAATGGTTTGATGACGAAATTATAGGAACAAAACACGGGGATTTCTTCGTGAAACGATCCATCAATTATAGCAAAAGAACACAAAGTATAACCAGCGACGAT
The sequence above is a segment of the Muricauda sp. SCSIO 64092 genome. Coding sequences within it:
- a CDS encoding ribonucleotide-diphosphate reductase subunit beta — encoded protein: MEITHITKRDFSTKPFELFKITNAVLKAMTAVNHGEMGDAQTIAEQVYAALIERKAQVTDYVPTVEEVQDIVEQKLMLSEFQDVAKAYIIYRNQQAQSRKSNIFEKRINLKPYEYPELYEYVPAIRHSYWIHTEFNFTSDIQDFKSRMTSVERSAIKNTMLAISQIEVAVKTFWGDIYHRMPKPEIGSVGATFAESEVRHHDAYSHLLEILGLNREFETLKKKPVIMKRVQYLETALKNAKSEDNKEYAESILLFSLFIEHVSLFSQFLIIMAFNKHKNMLKGISNVVEATSKEEQIHGDFGIDVINIIKKEHPEWFDEAYHAMIQQLCEDAFLAESRIVDWIFEAGEIDFLPKAVVNEFIKNRFNNSLESIGIAKVFEVDPDLLAQTEWFDDEIIGTKHGDFFVKRSINYSKRTQSITSDDLF